A stretch of DNA from Nitrospira sp. KM1:
ACCGTATGTTGTTTCACCCTGAATCACTTTCACAATCCCATCCTGAAGTAATGTCAGCATGCCGCCATTCCTGGCCAGATGAAGCAAGTCACCCGTAGGAGCTCTGGATTGGATAAGTTGCTTCATCGGAGATGAGGTAGCGAGAAACTCGTGAATCGCGACTCGACCCTTGAATCCTGAATGGTTGCAATTTTCGCAACCTCGACCGCGAGATAACCGCATGTTTTCCCCGCTTCTCTTTTCGTGAACTGGCCAATCCGTTGGTCCTGCTGCCTGGACTAACTCCTCCCACTCCTCTCGGGTAGGAGTGTACTGCTCCTTGCAATGAGCACAAATTCTTTTGCAAAGACGTTGTGCAAGCACACCCAACATTGCATCGGCAAAATTGAAGGGATCACATCCCAGATCGAGAAGTCTGATAACCGTTTCGACCGCACTGTTGGTATGCAACGTGCTGAGGACGAGATGCCCGGTCAAAGAGGCTTCAATGGCAATATCAGCAGTTTCCTTGTCCCGCATTTCACCGATCATAATCACGTCCGGGTCCGCTCGCAAAAACGCTCTCATCGCCGCAGCGAACGTCAGACCAATTTTCTGATGGACTTGCACCTGTCGTAAACCGTCTTGGGTGATTTCAATAGGGTCCTCTGCAGTCCATATTTTTCGCTCATCCGTATTGATGTGCTTAAGAATGGCATGCAACGTTGTCGTCTTTCCCGACCCGGTAGGGCCGACGCACAGGAGAAGGCCATGAGGTTTTTCTGAAAGCGCAATGAGAGAGCTCAGGGTTGCGGATGCGAAGTCCATCCCCTTCAATGACATCGGCTCTTTTGCCGTGAGAAGTCGCATGACGACATCTTCGTTGGACCCGGCGGTCGGCAGCGTGGCCACCCGCAATTCAATTTCTCGATCTCTCGCGAACTTGAATCTGATCTTTCCATCCTGTGGCTTGCGGCGCTCGGCAATATCGAGATCAGCCATAATTTTTATTCGTGACACCAGGGCTCGCCGATAGACTGCGGGGATTTTCATCGCGGTCGCACAGGTGCCGTCGACACGAAAACGGACAACCGTGTCCTTGCGTTCTGAGTACGGCTCAATATGGACGTCTGAGGCGCCAATCCGATCGGCTTCGGCAATTACGTGGTTGGCGAGCCGCACTATGGCCGAGTCATTTTCGTCGATGAGACCTGTCGAAGTGTCCGCCGTCTGAACAACGGGGATGTCATGAACCAAATCGTTCAGGATGGTTCCGAGCGGGGAAAGTTGTGCGTGTTCTCGTGCATGAGAAAGAAACTGTTCGATATCGGTTCTCAGTCCTACATTGAACCGGATTGTAGAACCTGGGAATGCGCGGCGGATATCCCAGACCTTGTCCGAATCGTTTGGGTCGCTTGTGAGAACGTCAAGAACCTGGCCTCGGCGAGCAATCGGCAGCCACAGGTGTTTTCTCAGGTATTCCTCGTTGAGTGTTTTGAACAGCTCCGCTTCAACGATCGTCCGCTCGTCATACGGAAGATAGGGGCATTGATAAAAATCACTGAGCGCACTTCCTAGATCGTGCTTGGATAAATGGCAGCGCTCCAACAAGACCGTCTCAAGGTGCTCGGAACCGTTTTCAACCTCTTCCAATGCGGCTTCAAGCCTCTCCCGGCTTATGGAACCTCGAAATACCAGCGCGTCTAATACGTTCTGTTCAATCTCCGGACGAACCCGTGCAGTTAGCCTCCCTGTAGTCTGTGTTGTGTTGCTGTTGTATGGTTCATCCTTTCTACGATTTTTACGAATGCGCTCGTGAAGGAGCAACTCCCCACCTTTCAATCGTTCGTCAGAACACGCTCCACGATCCTGGAGCACGATACACAATTGGAAGGCCAGGGAAGTGCCCTCTTGCAAAATCCGAGTTGTACCATACCTCCATCGTCGTTCCAGCCGCGTCAACTATAATATCTCCTCCCGCCATGATTGCTCCGAAGACGCGAACCGGTTTTTCTATGGTGATTGCTCCGGCAGCCCATACCAGGCCATTCATGTGAATCCCGGATAGTTGAACGGGAATCCTTGTTCCCTGACTATTCGTTCCTTCCACCGGCGGAGTTAATGTCGCTAAAGATCGTCCGGGACCATTAGGCTTTAATGTGACATGACCTTGCACAACCAGAATGGCCTCCAGGTAGTCGGTCTCAACAACGATTTTTGCAAGGTTGTCCGTTCTTGGCGGGGTTCCATCGGTCGTATCAATGAAAATGATGCCTCGATGATCTCCGGCTGTCCGGGAAAACAACACATCACCGGGCGGACTTCCCGAGTCTCCCTCCGGGGCGTCGGAAGAATGCAACAGTCCATTGGAGTCAGCTCGAAAATATGTACCGTAGCGTAGCGCGACTTTTTTGAGGGATTCATATTCCCATGCATCCACGTGGAGGCCTGGCACCGGAATCTGTCGAATATGAACATTGGAGGGCAGAATCGGATGAATACTTTGACCAGGGGGCGGAAGAGTCACAGTTACCTCGCCTCCGATCCAATACTCCGCCCAACGATCGGATAACGGGCTGTTGGGATCGTATGGCTGGCCCGTCACAGGAGCTGCTCCAGACTTCGTGACGATGTCATCAAGACTTCTCGCAACGAGGTCCCCCATAATGCGTTGATCACCCCAATGGACTCTGATTGAAGACTCACGTCCAGGCGGAAGACTGCCCAGGGACTTGCCTGCTTGTAGAGCAGCCCGAACGGACGGGATTGACAGCGCCCCAAGCTGAAGCTTGACGGTTCTAGTCACAGGCTTGCGACTACCGCTCGTAGCGGATACCTCCAAAGTGCCTAACAAACCCGGTACCTCAGGCGCATAGATTTTTACTCTGTCTAAGCGGCCATTTTCCCTTAGACTCTCGGGGAGCCCGCTCGGGGCTCCATTGAGCACCTGATAGTCTGACGTTTTGGCAGAGTCCAACAGGATGTCTGGACGGTCTGCAGTTCCTACAAATTGCGATCGACGAGCAGAATCAAAATACGAAGGTCCAGTAAGCACGTCCCCCTGACGTTTGGACAGGACCTCGGTCAACCCAGACGGCGTCACCGCAGGGTCATGGAACCATGCGACAACCAATTCCGCGGCGGCATCCGCCAGATCTCGTGCAATAGTTTCTTCTTTGATTGCTGTAACACCAGGCACATCCTGACCCGCGAGGAAAAGGGAAGTGAGACCAAGCAGAGACGTGGCCATGATGAGCATAAGTGCCACCAGAAGAACATGACCGGCATTGGTGGATATTGAACGGAGCATATAGGCTTCCTTGACGATGATGTGAATCAGATGGTTCACCGTCGTTAGAGTCGAAGAGCAATTTCCCGAACAGTCTCGAAAGCGCCGCGCGGGAGTGTTACGCTCACCACGACCCTTCGGATCGATCCACTCTGAGCAGCCATCTGACCCTTCTCATTCCAGTAGGAAAATCGCACATCCTGAATATCTCCAACCAGAACACTCGCTCCACCGTCTATCTGACGAAGCAATCTCGGCACGCCGTTGTCGTCCCGCTTGGTATAGTAACGAATGCGATTCACGACCGAGACCCAAGCTCCGGCCGGAATGGGTTTCAGAACCGGCTGCGTTACGATCAGCAGGTTCATTTGACCATTCTGAGCCAACGTCATCGCCTGACATTGATCCTGCCAGCAGGCGAGAATGGGCTTGCGTTCAGCCCATCCTCTGCCGTCAACCACAGATATGGTCGTCTGTCCTACAGAGACCGGCGTCGCGACTGTCGTTCTAAGGCCATGAATGTTAGCCGAGAATTCAACCTCATTGGTGTGGGTGATCGAGAAGCCAGTTGGTTCTGCCATATGAAGTTCCTGTTCCAACACTTCCAATGCCAACCGCAAATCCTGTTGCTGTGCTGACATCGATTGCTGATGTGAAAACTGTCTTTGAAAGAACACTAGGGCCTGCATCATGCTCCCAATCACAATCAAGCCGGCGACCATCGCGAGCAATAACTCCAGCAGGCTGGTCCCGGTTTCTCCGGATTGAGGAAACCGCTGCCCTGGGACACTGGCGTTACCCTCGTTCATGATAGAGCCATACACCGTTATTGCCCTACGAAGGACGGGTTCGAGCGGATAGTGGTGACATTGATTGCTCTGCGTCGATCTGTTTTGCCAAATTGAGCTTGTGCTTGAAGTACCACATAGCCCCATAAACGTTGAGGGCCTGTCCGGTTCGGAGAGACCGACCATGTGAGTAAGACGTTGTCTAATTCCTTTCTGGCTGAATACACACCGTCGGCAGCTTGGAGGTCTCCTTCCTGGCCATCGTCGTGCATGACAATTTCATGAATGCCATCATAATTCAGGTCATCGACCAACAACAGGTCCCACTTAGCAGCACGCTTGGCCTCAATTCGTGACTCCGCCATAGCCAGTGCACGGTTGGCTAGGACTCCTTCTCCAATCGTCTGTTCCGCTGTATGAAACGCTCCCATGGCTCCAACGAGTGCGATCGGGATCAATGCCATGGCGATCAAGACTTCTGAGAAACTCGCTCCTCGTAAAGAGCCAAGTCCAAGATAGGGTGTCATGACAGGGTCACTCGTCCAGTCAGACTTACGGTGAGCACGATTTTCTTTCCTTCTTTGTCGACGATGGCAATAGTCGTCGCCGTGGCGGAACGTCCGCTGGGGTGAAATAACACCTCCGACCCACCCGTAGGCTCATCCAGTGCAATGCCTTTCTCTGCATAGCGATAGATATCGAGCACGCCTCCCGCATCCGCACGCTCGAGCGTGATAGTTTGTCGCACCCTGTCAAACCGAACGCGCAGGCGCTCTCGGCGCGACATAGCAAGCTGTCTTGCCATCCGCAACTCACTCGCGATCTCTGTTGCCGCACTCTTAGACTGCATCCGTATCAGCATCCTGTTATAACTTGGCATGGCAATGGCCACGAGGATCCCGATAATGACCAATACTGTCATCAACTCTGTCAGCGTTCCTCCGAATGGCGGTGATTGCTGACGCGTCTTCATCTTGCTTCCAAGTCGGTCTCTTGCCGTCCGAAGCTGTTGCATCTTCCAAGACTCGTGCCTTTCTCCCACAAATAACTCAACTGCGTGCA
This window harbors:
- a CDS encoding GspE/PulE family protein codes for the protein MEEVENGSEHLETVLLERCHLSKHDLGSALSDFYQCPYLPYDERTIVEAELFKTLNEEYLRKHLWLPIARRGQVLDVLTSDPNDSDKVWDIRRAFPGSTIRFNVGLRTDIEQFLSHAREHAQLSPLGTILNDLVHDIPVVQTADTSTGLIDENDSAIVRLANHVIAEADRIGASDVHIEPYSERKDTVVRFRVDGTCATAMKIPAVYRRALVSRIKIMADLDIAERRKPQDGKIRFKFARDREIELRVATLPTAGSNEDVVMRLLTAKEPMSLKGMDFASATLSSLIALSEKPHGLLLCVGPTGSGKTTTLHAILKHINTDERKIWTAEDPIEITQDGLRQVQVHQKIGLTFAAAMRAFLRADPDVIMIGEMRDKETADIAIEASLTGHLVLSTLHTNSAVETVIRLLDLGCDPFNFADAMLGVLAQRLCKRICAHCKEQYTPTREEWEELVQAAGPTDWPVHEKRSGENMRLSRGRGCENCNHSGFKGRVAIHEFLATSSPMKQLIQSRAPTGDLLHLARNGGMLTLLQDGIVKVIQGETTYGQVRTVATK
- a CDS encoding PilW family protein is translated as MNEGNASVPGQRFPQSGETGTSLLELLLAMVAGLIVIGSMMQALVFFQRQFSHQQSMSAQQQDLRLALEVLEQELHMAEPTGFSITHTNEVEFSANIHGLRTTVATPVSVGQTTISVVDGRGWAERKPILACWQDQCQAMTLAQNGQMNLLIVTQPVLKPIPAGAWVSVVNRIRYYTKRDDNGVPRLLRQIDGGASVLVGDIQDVRFSYWNEKGQMAAQSGSIRRVVVSVTLPRGAFETVREIALRL
- a CDS encoding choice-of-anchor X domain-containing protein, producing MTPYLGLGSLRGASFSEVLIAMALIPIALVGAMGAFHTAEQTIGEGVLANRALAMAESRIEAKRAAKWDLLLVDDLNYDGIHEIVMHDDGQEGDLQAADGVYSARKELDNVLLTWSVSPNRTGPQRLWGYVVLQAQAQFGKTDRRRAINVTTIRSNPSFVGQ
- a CDS encoding GspH/FimT family pseudopilin; this translates as MQQLRTARDRLGSKMKTRQQSPPFGGTLTELMTVLVIIGILVAIAMPSYNRMLIRMQSKSAATEIASELRMARQLAMSRRERLRVRFDRVRQTITLERADAGGVLDIYRYAEKGIALDEPTGGSEVLFHPSGRSATATTIAIVDKEGKKIVLTVSLTGRVTLS